From a region of the Lactuca sativa cultivar Salinas chromosome 4, Lsat_Salinas_v11, whole genome shotgun sequence genome:
- the LOC111918985 gene encoding uncharacterized protein LOC111918985, with protein sequence MPYPDFDCVSSSNNRLIAEELSYDITSLQNEFQTLIDSLTNEQRGVFEDVMEAIGDNKGGQIVLTVASSGIASLLLTGGRTTHSRFGIPLNLTENSICSINRDSDASKLLKQTSLIIWNEVSMVHKHAFEALDHTLRDVLSFGNVSNSHITFGGKVIVFGGDFRQILPVVPNGSRQETVNVSLSSSYIWTNCKVLKLTKKMRLTVEKDPSEIQQTRLFVNWLLDTGEGNVGGSNDGDAVIRIPEDILITHSFDPIGSLIEYVYPSFLDNLNDPKYFEERSILTLKHEVVQEINDSLLSLFPGEEKEYLSSDSVCQTEFISQSV encoded by the exons ATGCCTTACCCAGATTTTGATTGTGTATCTTCTTCCAATAATCGTTTGATTGCTGAGGAGTTATCTTACGACATCACAAGTCTTCAAAACGAATTTCAGACACTGATTGATTCATTAACAAATGAACAACGAGGTGTTTTTGAGGATGTCATGGAAGCAATTGGAGATAATAAAGGAG GACAAATTGTTTTGACTGTTGCTTCAAGTGGTATTGCTTCTTTGTTACTAACCGGAGGTAGAACAACACACTCTCGCTTTGGTATTCCATTGAATCTTACTGAAAATTCTATTTGCTCTATAAATCGAGACAGTGATGCTTCCAAATTACTAAAACAAACATCGCTGATTATTTGGAATGAAGTGTCGATGGTTCATAAGCATGCATTTGAAGCATTGGATCACACTTTAAGGGATGTTTTAAGTTTTGGTAATGTTAGCAACTCACATATCACATTTGGAGGTAAAGTAATCGTATTTGGAGGTGATTTTAGACAAATTCTACCAGTTGTTCCTAATGGTAGCAGACAAGAAACTGTCAACGTGTCGTTAAGTTCTTCATATATATGGACAAattgcaaagttttaaaattaaCGAAGAAAATGAGGTTGACTGTTGAAAAAGATCCGtctgaaatacaacaaacaaGGTTATTTGTAAATTGGCTCTTGGATACAGGAGAGGGAAATGTCGGTGGTTCTAATGATGGTGATGCAGTTATTCGTATTCCTGAAGATATTCTTATTACTCATTCTTTTGATCCTATAGGTTCATTAATTGAGTATGTATATCCATCATTTCTTGACAACTTGAACGATCCCAAATATTTTGAAGAAAGATCAATACTTACACTGAAACATGAAGTTGTTCAAGAAATAAATGATAGTCTACTTTCATTGTTTCCTGGAGAAGAAAAAGAATACCTCAGTTCAGATAGCGTCTGCCAGACAGAGTTTATTTCACAATCAGTTTGA
- the LOC111918975 gene encoding uncharacterized protein LOC111918975 yields MSGREDSDSDAPEEFTAEQAIQKDEEIRSIQIENKARILREVKERRRKWAEKLTPRVKNKNSIQEDTEEIETQEKKGMLPDDIVKLLSANEKKVFSDSEEEKSEKKPRKKKSKHSGMEPIILKEIPPPPCLQKSLEFLKKRKMQVSRSSAVLDNSHRALRLISASGVLNKK; encoded by the exons ATGTCGGGAAGAGAAGATAGCGACTCCGATGCTCCGGAGGAATTCACCGCCGAACAG GCGATACAAAAAGACGAAGAGATAAGATCGATTCAGATAGAAAACAAAGCCAG GATTTTGCGTGAAGTAAAAGAACGACGCAGAAAATGGGCAGAAAAGTTAACACCTCGTGTGAAGAACAAGAACAGCATCCAAGAAGATACAGAGGAAATTGAAACACAAGAGAAGAAAGGAATGCTCCCAGATGACATTGTCAAATTGCTTTCAGCTAATGAGAA GAAGGTTTTTTCAGACTCAGAGGAAGAGAAATCCGAGAAAAAACCAAGAAAGAAGAAATCCAAACATTCAGG GATGGAGCCAATAATTTTGAAGGAAATTCCACCTCCTCCATGCTTACAAAAATCATTGGAGTTTTTAAAGAAAAGGAAAATGCAAGTTTCAAGATCATCTGCAGTTTTGGATAACTCGCATCGAGCATTACGCCTTATTTCTGCATCTGGTGTTCTAAATAAGAAATGA
- the LOC111918984 gene encoding protein JINGUBANG produces MMKNPLRRFMQINWRNSRKSLKRNGDDDDDFYDAVGEPSAPDNTDPPPPAPSSDTDSTVDGSQCDSYAPAPFYRLPSSTQTSPLSKSPWSSYTEQRDPNSGDYVGLMTSLVREEGHIYSLAASGDLLYTGSSSKNIRVWKSQKEYSGFKSQSGLVKAIVISGEKIFTGHQDGKIRVWKASTRDPKVHKKIGTLPSFGSVIKNSIIPMNYTDIWRNQIKHFDAISSLSLNEDQTLLYSGSWDKTMKVWRVSDFECLESISAHEDVINTVVAGFNGFVFSGSADGTLKVWRKDQTQEKRPKHYFSHTLLQQEFAVTSLAVNPTGMVVYAGCSDGIVHFWEQEKLIHGGLLRGHKLAVLCLASSENMVFSGSADKNVCVWLRDDGGMHKCLYVLNGHTGPVKCLAVEVEEERRGGGGNGRCILYSGSLDKSVKIWRMSTHITPRNNQQLPPPAPQRIDGSRRSRKETPNNFLSFLQRRGSQRKK; encoded by the coding sequence ATGATGAAGAATCCATTGCGAAGATTCATGCAGATTAATTGGAGGAATTCTCGGAAATCACTGAAGAGAAATGGTGATGACGACGATGATTTTTATGATGCCGTCGGCGAACCATCTGCGCCGGACAACACAGATCCACCACCACCGGCTCCGTCGTCCGACACCGATTCCACGGTTGATGGTTCTCAATGCGATTCTTACGCTCCAGCTCCATTTTATCGCCTCCCAAGCTCCACCCAGACATCGCCGTTATCAAAATCTCCATGGTCGTCGTACACAGAGCAACGGGATCCTAACTCCGGTGATTACGTCGGATTAATGACTtctcttgttcgtgaagaaggaCATATATATTCGTTAGCAGCATCAGGAGATTTATTATACACCGGATCTTCCAGCAAGAACATTCGCGTTTGGAAGAGCCAGAAGGAATATTCCGGCTTCAAATCTCAAAGCGGATTAGTCAAAGCGATTGTGATCTCCGGCGAGAAAATATTCACCGGCCACCAAGACGGAAAAATCAGGGTTTGGAAAGCGTCGACGAGGGATCCTAAAGTTCATAAAAAAATTGGGACACTACCCAGTTTTGGATCAGTGATCAAGAACTCGATAATCCCCATGAATTATACAGATATTTGGAGAAATCAGATCAAACACTTTGATGCAATTTCAAGTCTTAGCTTAAACGAAGATCAAACGCTTCTTTACTCAGGATCATGGGATAAAACAATGAAGGTCTGGAGAGTCTCCGATTTCGAATGTTTGGAATCAATTTCAGCTCACGAAGATGTCATCAACACTGTCGTCGCCGGATTTAATGGTTTTGTGTTTTCCGGCTCGGCGGATGGGACATTAAAAGTATGGCGGAAGGATCAGACGCAAGAGAAACGACCAAAACATTACTTTTCTCACACTTTATTACAGCAAGAATTCGCGGTGACTTCTTTAGCTGTTAATCCGACGGGGATGGTGGTTTACGCCGGTTGTTCAGACGGAATTGTACATTTCTGGGAGCAAGAGAAACTAATCCACGGCGGACTTTTAAGAGGTCATAAGCTTGCTGTTCTATGTCTAGCGTCGTCGGAAAACATGGTGTTTAGTGGTTCGGCGGATAAAAACGTATGCGTATGGCTGAGAGACGACGGAGGAATGCATAAGTGTTTGTATGTTTTGAATGGACATACAGGGCCGGTGAAGTGTTTAGCGGTGGAGGTGGAGGAGGAACGCCGTGGTGGTGGTGGAAATGGGCGGTGTATATTGTATAGTGGGAGTTTGGATAAGTCTGTGAAGATATGGAGGATGTCTACACATATAACGCCGAGAAATAACCAGCAGTTGCCACCGCCGGCGCCACAACGGATTGATGGGTCACGGCGGAGTAGGAAGGAGACGCCGAACAACTTCTTAAGCTTTTTACAACGCCGGGGTAGTCAACGGAAAAAATGA
- the LOC111918971 gene encoding B3 domain-containing transcription factor VRN1 has product MAENNTGILNSEQCPQFFKFYMPAHCSTQLRIPPAFLKYFGDSLPFKFNLITCSRNSWKVDMNKIDDDVYFKSGWEKFVQGNSLEFGDFLIFYYNGGSNFFVSISGKNNCLKENNNTESENQSTPIQETETETNTTTGNEQIEDSNFSFDIKIQPCYLRNQYMNLPRVFYEGVKEEYRSMAKLQHLGRTWDVKVVDCCDRIRFTDGWRVFAMENCLGVGDVCCFKLVDVKPEFYLLDVSFCREM; this is encoded by the exons ATGGCGGAAAATAATACCGGAATTCTAAACTCTGAACAATGTCCTCAGTTCTTCAAGTTCTATATGCCTGCGCATTGCTCTACGCAACTG CGTATACCACCTGCATTTCTCAAGTATTTTGGGGATTCTTTACCCTTCAAGTTTAACCTTATAACTTGTTCAAGAAACTCATGGAAGGTGGATATGAACAAGATCGATGATGATGTCTACTTCAAATCCGGATGGGAGAAATTCGTGCAAGGTAATTCCCTCGAATTCGGTGATTTCCTCATCTTTTACTACAATGGTGGATCAAATTTCTTCGTGAGTATATCCGGAAAAAACAACTGTTTAAAGGAAAACAACAACACTGAAAGCGAAAATCAATCAACACCCATACAAGAAACAGAAACAGAAACAAACACAACAACTGGTAATGAACAGATTGAAGATAGCAATTTTTCATTTGACATAAAGATTCAGCCATGTTATTTGAGGAATCAGTACATG AATTTACCAAGGGTGTTTTATGAGGGTGTGAAGGAGGAGTATAGATCAATGGCTAAGCTTCAACATTTGGGAAGAACATGGGATGTGAAAGTGGTTGATTGTTGTGACAGAATTAGGTTTACAGATGGATGGAGAGTGTTTGCTATGGAGAATTGTTTGGGAGTTGGAGATGTTTGTTGTTTTAAGTTGGTTGATGTTAAACCTGAGTTTTATTTACTGGATGTGTCTTTTTGTAGGGAAATGTAG